A region of [Bacteroides] pectinophilus DNA encodes the following proteins:
- the def gene encoding peptide deformylase — MALRNIRVLGQDGDEILRKTAKEVTEMTPKIRELIDDMFDTMYEANGCGLAAPQVGIRKRIVVIDCGDDPIVLINPVILETSGEQTGSEGCLSVPGKCGTVTRPNYAKVKAFDEDMNEYIVEGEELLARCLCHEIDHLDGIMYVDKVEGDLSEVSDEEE, encoded by the coding sequence ATGGCATTAAGAAACATAAGAGTACTCGGACAGGATGGAGACGAGATACTTCGTAAGACAGCAAAAGAAGTTACAGAGATGACACCTAAGATTAGGGAGTTGATTGACGATATGTTTGATACTATGTATGAGGCTAACGGATGCGGACTCGCAGCTCCACAGGTAGGAATACGCAAGAGAATAGTTGTTATTGACTGCGGCGATGATCCGATAGTACTTATCAATCCGGTAATACTTGAGACAAGCGGAGAACAGACAGGCTCAGAAGGATGCTTAAGCGTTCCGGGTAAGTGCGGCACGGTTACAAGACCTAATTATGCTAAGGTTAAGGCATTTGACGAGGATATGAATGAATATATTGTTGAGGGTGAAGAACTCCTTGCAAGATGCCTCTGCCATGAGATTGACCATCTTGATGGAATTATGTATGTTGACAAGGTTGAGGGTGACCTGTCTGAGGTGTCAGACGAGGAGGAATAA
- a CDS encoding Stp1/IreP family PP2C-type Ser/Thr phosphatase, translating to MRACSLTDVGKTRLMNQDYVYYSTKPVGNLPNLFILADGMGGHKAGDMASRYTVETMVKLVSDSDENDPISILNSAIQQVNTDILRKAQESEDYNGMGTTLVVSCIRDSILHVANVGDSRLYILGEDLKQVTRDHSLVEEMVTRGALDRNAARYHEQKNMITRAIGGDTTVLPDFFPIDIKPGNRVLMCSDGLTNMVEDNVIERILKTTADIDEAATKLVELANENGGRDNVSVIIIEY from the coding sequence ATGAGGGCATGCTCTCTGACTGATGTAGGTAAGACAAGATTAATGAATCAGGATTACGTCTATTACTCTACAAAACCGGTTGGCAATCTGCCTAATCTGTTTATCCTTGCAGATGGCATGGGCGGTCATAAGGCCGGCGATATGGCATCAAGATATACAGTTGAGACGATGGTAAAATTAGTGTCAGATTCAGATGAAAATGATCCTATAAGTATTCTCAATTCTGCAATACAGCAGGTGAATACGGATATTTTGCGCAAAGCGCAGGAGTCTGAGGATTATAATGGTATGGGTACAACACTTGTTGTATCATGTATAAGAGATTCTATTCTGCATGTTGCCAATGTAGGTGACAGCAGACTTTATATACTGGGGGAGGATCTTAAGCAGGTAACAAGAGATCATTCACTGGTCGAAGAGATGGTTACACGGGGAGCTCTGGACCGTAACGCAGCCAGATATCATGAACAGAAAAATATGATAACAAGGGCAATAGGCGGAGATACAACAGTACTTCCAGATTTTTTTCCGATAGATATAAAGCCGGGCAATCGTGTCCTTATGTGTTCTGACGGCCTCACCAATATGGTAGAGGATAATGTTATTGAACGTATACTTAAGACAACAGCAGATATAGATGAAGCTGCAACAAAGCTGGTAGAGCTTGCTAATGAGAATGGTGGACGTGATAATGTGTCAGTTATAATTATCGAATACTGA
- a CDS encoding zinc metallopeptidase, translating into MGYYYYYGFDPLYFLILISVVIAMVAQYKVKSTYSKYSRVRSDLGLTGAQAAQKILNMNGIYDVSIQHIAGDLTDNYNPRNKVLSLSDAVYNSTSIAAIGVAAHECGHAIQHDVGYAPLLIRNTIAPVVNIASSLSWIFIAAGLFFGMSPTLIDVGIIMFSLAVLFELITLPVEFNASGRALTILSDSGMLYPDETAGAKKVLSAAAMTYVASALTAVLQLLRLIMLFGRRSDDR; encoded by the coding sequence ATGGGTTACTATTATTACTATGGCTTTGATCCATTGTATTTTCTGATTCTTATATCAGTCGTTATTGCAATGGTGGCACAGTACAAAGTTAAATCAACATACTCAAAGTATTCAAGGGTAAGATCAGACCTGGGGCTTACGGGCGCACAGGCAGCACAGAAGATTCTCAATATGAATGGGATCTATGACGTGTCGATACAGCATATTGCTGGAGACCTTACGGATAATTATAATCCGCGCAATAAGGTACTCAGTCTCTCGGATGCTGTATATAATTCAACATCAATAGCGGCAATCGGAGTCGCAGCTCATGAATGCGGGCATGCGATACAGCATGATGTCGGATATGCACCGCTTCTTATACGTAATACAATAGCACCGGTTGTCAATATTGCTTCAAGTCTTTCGTGGATATTTATTGCTGCAGGACTGTTTTTTGGAATGAGTCCTACACTGATTGATGTTGGTATTATAATGTTCTCGCTGGCAGTTCTTTTTGAACTTATTACACTGCCTGTTGAGTTCAATGCATCGGGAAGGGCACTTACCATATTGTCTGACTCAGGAATGCTATATCCTGATGAGACGGCAGGGGCTAAGAAGGTTCTTTCTGCAGCAGCCATGACATATGTAGCTTCAGCTCTTACCGCAGTTCTTCAGCTGCTCAGGCTGATTATGCTTTTCGGACGCAGGAGTGATGACCGCTAA
- the rsgA gene encoding ribosome small subunit-dependent GTPase A, translating to MNGKIIKGIAGFYYVHVIGRGVYECKAKGILRNRKIKPLVGDNVDIDILDDEKFLGNINDVLPRKNSLIRPAVANVDQALVVFAVHRPAPNYNLLDRFIVMMEKHDIETVICFSKKDLAKDSQLAQMADIYAGCGCRVHFISTVNKEGIDDIIRPIIAGKTTVFAGPSGVGKSSLTNELLSQSRMETGAVSEKIGRGRHTTRHSEIINIGGDTYIMDTPGFTSFYVSDIEAQDLRFYFEEFAPYEGRCRFNGCVHVNEPDCAVKQAIDDGIISRIRYENYVEIYNELKDQRKY from the coding sequence ATGAATGGTAAGATAATCAAGGGTATCGCAGGATTTTATTACGTGCATGTAATAGGCCGCGGCGTATATGAATGCAAAGCAAAAGGAATTCTGCGCAACCGTAAGATAAAGCCTCTCGTTGGTGATAATGTAGATATTGACATACTTGACGATGAGAAGTTCCTTGGCAACATTAATGATGTGCTGCCAAGGAAGAATTCTCTTATACGGCCGGCGGTAGCTAATGTCGATCAGGCACTTGTTGTATTTGCAGTTCACAGGCCGGCACCTAATTATAACCTGCTGGACAGATTTATTGTCATGATGGAAAAACATGATATTGAGACTGTAATCTGTTTCAGTAAAAAAGATCTTGCAAAAGACAGCCAGCTTGCACAGATGGCAGATATATATGCAGGATGCGGATGCAGAGTCCATTTTATAAGTACTGTCAACAAAGAAGGTATTGATGATATCATCCGACCGATAATCGCCGGTAAGACAACCGTTTTTGCGGGTCCTTCAGGCGTAGGCAAGTCTTCACTTACTAATGAGCTGTTATCGCAGAGCAGAATGGAGACGGGGGCAGTAAGCGAGAAGATTGGAAGAGGGCGGCATACAACACGTCATTCAGAGATAATCAATATCGGTGGTGATACATATATAATGGACACACCGGGCTTTACGTCATTTTATGTGAGTGATATAGAGGCACAGGACTTAAGATTCTATTTTGAAGAGTTTGCACCATATGAAGGCAGATGCAGGTTTAATGGATGCGTTCATGTCAATGAGCCTGACTGTGCCGTTAAGCAGGCTATTGATGATGGCATTATCAGCCGCATAAGATATGAGAACTACGTTGAAATATATAATGAGTTGAAAGATCAGAGGAAATATTAA
- the rsmB gene encoding 16S rRNA (cytosine(967)-C(5))-methyltransferase RsmB — MNNTMDNVNLRAVVLDILLENDKNPGHSNLITGQALSKFQYLPKSQRAFISRLAEGTIERSIEEDWLIDHVSSVSTKKMKPVIRNIMRMSAYQLKYMDSVPVSAVCNEAVKLARKRGFSSLTGFVNGVLRSLARDINNIQYPDKSDFIRYCMIRYSMPEYVVRILMDECGSCTEDVLKGFEKEHRLYIRCNTGLITPGGLKKKLTDEGVTVEDTCVPYAFAISGYDYLADLTSFEEGLFQVQDLSSILAGLAVNPNPGDYVVDVCAAPGGKCLHAAQRGSDITVEARDVSEAKVGLIRDNIERLHMDNVTAKVWDATVKDESLIGKADILICDVPCSGLGILGRKADIRYNASAEKTEALVELQRKILSVCSEYVRPGGYIIYSTCTINSAENEDNVDWFTANYPFETDSIEKDYPMLEKDSLAKGYVQLLPGIDNTDGFFIARLKKKDVE, encoded by the coding sequence ATGAATAATACTATGGACAATGTTAATCTGCGGGCGGTAGTGCTTGACATACTGCTCGAGAATGATAAGAATCCCGGACACAGTAATCTGATTACCGGACAGGCGTTAAGCAAGTTCCAGTATCTGCCTAAGTCACAGAGAGCATTTATATCAAGGCTGGCAGAGGGAACGATTGAACGAAGTATAGAGGAAGACTGGCTTATAGACCATGTGTCATCTGTCAGTACTAAGAAGATGAAGCCGGTCATCCGTAATATTATGAGAATGTCTGCATATCAGCTTAAGTACATGGACAGCGTTCCTGTATCGGCTGTATGTAACGAGGCGGTAAAGCTTGCAAGAAAGCGGGGATTTTCGTCGCTGACAGGATTTGTCAACGGAGTGTTGCGCTCACTAGCAAGAGATATTAACAACATACAGTATCCTGATAAAAGTGATTTCATCAGATATTGCATGATACGTTATTCCATGCCTGAATATGTCGTGCGTATTCTTATGGACGAATGCGGTAGTTGTACGGAAGATGTTCTCAAAGGATTTGAAAAGGAACACAGGCTGTATATAAGGTGCAATACCGGACTGATAACTCCCGGCGGGCTGAAAAAGAAGCTTACTGATGAGGGTGTAACAGTCGAAGATACATGTGTTCCGTATGCATTTGCAATAAGTGGATATGATTATCTTGCAGACCTTACCTCGTTTGAAGAAGGTCTTTTTCAGGTTCAGGACTTAAGTTCAATACTTGCGGGACTTGCTGTTAATCCCAATCCGGGGGATTATGTCGTTGATGTATGCGCGGCACCCGGAGGCAAATGCCTGCACGCTGCACAAAGAGGCAGTGACATAACTGTAGAAGCAAGAGATGTGAGTGAGGCCAAGGTCGGGCTGATACGTGATAATATTGAAAGACTGCACATGGATAATGTAACCGCAAAAGTATGGGATGCAACGGTGAAGGATGAATCACTCATTGGAAAAGCCGATATACTTATATGTGATGTACCGTGTTCCGGACTGGGAATTCTTGGACGTAAAGCTGATATCAGATATAATGCATCTGCGGAAAAGACAGAGGCACTGGTTGAACTGCAAAGAAAAATTCTGTCTGTATGCTCGGAATATGTAAGACCGGGCGGATACATTATATACAGCACATGTACAATTAATTCTGCCGAAAATGAGGACAATGTTGACTGGTTTACTGCTAACTACCCATTTGAGACAGACAGTATTGAAAAAGACTATCCTATGCTGGAAAAAGACAGCCTTGCCAAAGGTTATGTACAGCTGCTTCCGGGAATAGATAATACAGATGGCTTTTTTATAGCCAGATTAAAAAAGAAAGATGTTGAATAA
- the priA gene encoding primosomal protein N' encodes MKYADVIIDISHEKLDKTFQYIIPAAMEETLVVGMLVHVPFGRGNTLRDAYVVGISQSPSFDISKMKYIASIPESRLPVEGRLIQLAAWMKTNFGATMSQALKTVLPVKETVNGRTRKYVCLNVSQNELSDYLAKISGNRTLAARARLLEALMDNPRIEQDMAAAKLSVSAQTIKSLEKTGKIRVEEEMKFRNPVPQGVRKDDRKLLNEKQKYIVDSFCEDYAHGIRKTYLIHGVTGSGKTEVYMNMIENVVNQGRQVIMLIPEIALTYQTVMRFYQRFGDTVSILNSRMSKGERYDQFVRAKRGDISIMIGPRSALFTPFADIGLIVIDEEHEAAYKSETSPRYNAIDTAIHMAGLADASVVLGSATPSVVSYARCMDGRYRLFTLSDRAAGASMTKVHTIDLRDELKSGNRSIFSRKLQELIADRLNKGEQSMLFINKRGYAGFVSCRSCGHVMRCPHCDISLTEHTNGKLVCHYCGYETPMVKRCPECGSPYISGFRAGTEQIEQLVKRMYPQARVLRMDMDTTGGKDGHTRILEKFAGHEADILVGTQMIVKGHDFPDVTLVGVLAADMSLYAGSYMASERTFQLLVQAVGRAGRGKRTGEAVIQTYTPEHYSIQAASKQDYEEFYNQEIQYRTLLNYPPVCNLLLVRFSSVDEDALNRAVKTLPKPDESSQVIGPANASLYKANDIYNKVLYIKNPDYAILTGYAQRMEMLARTDSSYRKVNVQFDFNPVNI; translated from the coding sequence ATGAAATATGCTGATGTGATAATAGATATTTCACATGAAAAACTTGATAAAACATTTCAGTATATAATACCGGCCGCAATGGAGGAGACTCTTGTGGTCGGTATGTTAGTACATGTGCCGTTTGGCAGGGGTAATACACTGCGTGACGCATACGTGGTCGGTATAAGCCAAAGTCCGTCATTTGACATATCTAAGATGAAATACATAGCGTCAATACCTGAGTCCAGGCTTCCGGTTGAGGGAAGGCTTATACAGCTTGCTGCGTGGATGAAGACCAACTTTGGCGCAACTATGAGTCAGGCACTTAAGACGGTACTTCCGGTTAAGGAGACTGTGAATGGCAGAACCAGAAAGTATGTATGCCTTAATGTCAGTCAGAATGAGCTTTCGGATTATCTGGCAAAGATCAGCGGCAACCGGACACTGGCTGCAAGAGCGAGGCTTCTTGAGGCTCTTATGGATAATCCGAGGATTGAACAGGATATGGCCGCTGCCAAGCTGTCAGTGTCAGCCCAGACTATAAAGTCACTCGAAAAGACAGGAAAGATAAGAGTGGAAGAAGAAATGAAGTTTCGTAATCCGGTGCCGCAGGGAGTAAGGAAGGACGACAGAAAGCTTCTTAATGAGAAACAGAAGTATATTGTTGATTCATTTTGTGAAGACTATGCACATGGAATACGTAAAACATATCTTATACACGGGGTCACCGGAAGCGGCAAGACTGAGGTGTATATGAATATGATTGAAAATGTTGTTAATCAGGGAAGACAGGTTATTATGCTGATTCCCGAGATTGCACTTACTTATCAGACTGTCATGCGCTTCTATCAGAGATTCGGGGATACTGTTTCAATTCTTAATTCCAGAATGTCAAAGGGAGAACGGTACGACCAGTTCGTCAGGGCAAAGCGCGGCGACATAAGCATAATGATAGGTCCCAGGTCAGCACTGTTTACGCCATTTGCAGATATAGGACTTATTGTTATTGATGAGGAACATGAAGCTGCTTACAAAAGTGAGACATCGCCAAGGTACAATGCCATAGATACGGCAATCCACATGGCCGGACTTGCAGATGCTTCTGTTGTACTGGGTTCAGCAACTCCGTCCGTTGTATCTTACGCAAGGTGCATGGATGGAAGATACAGGCTTTTTACATTGTCTGACAGGGCTGCGGGTGCTTCAATGACGAAGGTCCATACGATTGATTTAAGAGATGAACTGAAGTCCGGCAACAGATCGATATTCAGCCGCAAGCTGCAGGAGCTTATAGCGGACAGGCTTAATAAGGGTGAACAGAGCATGCTCTTCATTAACAAACGCGGCTATGCAGGCTTTGTGTCCTGCAGATCATGCGGACATGTAATGAGATGCCCTCACTGCGATATTTCATTGACAGAGCATACTAACGGTAAGCTTGTATGCCACTATTGCGGTTATGAGACGCCGATGGTAAAACGATGCCCGGAGTGCGGCTCTCCATATATATCAGGTTTCAGGGCAGGAACAGAACAGATAGAGCAGCTTGTTAAGCGGATGTATCCGCAGGCAAGAGTTCTGAGAATGGATATGGATACCACGGGTGGCAAGGATGGGCATACCAGAATCCTTGAAAAGTTTGCAGGCCATGAGGCAGACATACTTGTAGGAACACAGATGATAGTAAAGGGACATGATTTTCCTGACGTAACGCTTGTAGGAGTGCTTGCAGCAGACATGTCGCTGTATGCGGGCAGCTATATGGCATCAGAGAGGACATTCCAGCTCCTTGTACAGGCAGTAGGAAGAGCCGGAAGGGGAAAACGCACGGGTGAGGCAGTAATACAGACATATACGCCGGAACATTACAGTATACAGGCAGCATCAAAGCAGGATTATGAAGAGTTCTACAATCAGGAGATTCAGTACAGGACACTGCTTAATTATCCTCCGGTATGTAATCTGCTGCTCGTAAGATTTTCGTCAGTTGATGAGGATGCACTTAACCGTGCTGTAAAGACGCTGCCAAAGCCTGATGAAAGTTCACAGGTCATAGGGCCGGCTAATGCTTCGCTTTACAAGGCAAATGACATTTATAACAAGGTACTGTATATAAAGAATCCGGATTACGCAATACTGACGGGATATGCACAGCGCATGGAGATGCTTGCACGGACGGACAGTTCGTACCGCAAGGTTAATGTACAGTTTGATTTTAACCCTGTTAATATATGA
- the rlmN gene encoding 23S rRNA (adenine(2503)-C(2))-methyltransferase RlmN encodes MENTEYDIKSMTPSEVSELIVSLGDKKFRAKQIYQWMHQKLVASYDEMTNVPAALRQKLAAEYPLTVLEPVRVQISQIDGTRKYLFRLSDGNLIESVLMKYHHGNSVCISSQVGCRMGCRFCASTIDGLVRGLLPSEMLEQIYRIQKDIGERVDNVVVMGSGEPFDNFDNLLRFIELLNNEEGLNISARNLTVSTCGIVPKIYELADMQPQITLAISLHSPNDELRRSIMPVANKYSIDEIMKACRYYVEKTGRRITFEYSLVKDVNDTDECAMQLVHLVKGIKCHVNLIPVNPIKERDYKQTAQAGVSHFRSRLEKCGVNATVRREMGRDIDGACGQLRRSYMESTDSNAGAPDGIKQE; translated from the coding sequence ATGGAAAATACAGAATATGATATAAAGTCCATGACACCTTCAGAGGTGTCTGAACTGATAGTATCACTTGGTGATAAGAAGTTCAGGGCAAAGCAGATATATCAGTGGATGCATCAGAAACTTGTTGCATCATACGATGAGATGACGAATGTGCCTGCTGCATTGAGGCAGAAACTTGCTGCAGAGTATCCTCTTACGGTACTTGAGCCTGTACGTGTGCAGATATCACAGATAGATGGCACAAGGAAGTATCTGTTCAGACTGTCTGACGGCAATCTTATCGAGAGCGTCCTCATGAAATATCATCATGGCAATTCTGTCTGCATATCTTCGCAGGTTGGGTGCAGAATGGGCTGCCGCTTCTGTGCGTCAACCATAGACGGACTTGTCAGGGGACTTCTTCCTTCAGAGATGCTTGAGCAGATATACAGAATTCAGAAGGATATCGGCGAACGTGTCGATAATGTTGTTGTTATGGGCTCCGGGGAACCATTCGACAATTTTGATAATCTGCTTCGATTTATTGAGCTTCTCAATAATGAAGAAGGGCTTAACATCAGCGCGCGTAACCTTACGGTATCGACATGCGGAATCGTACCTAAGATATATGAACTTGCGGATATGCAGCCACAGATAACGCTTGCAATATCACTGCATTCACCTAATGATGAACTGAGACGTTCCATAATGCCTGTGGCTAACAAATATTCCATTGATGAGATAATGAAAGCCTGCAGATATTATGTGGAGAAGACCGGACGCAGGATTACATTTGAGTACAGTCTTGTAAAAGACGTTAATGATACAGATGAATGTGCAATGCAGCTGGTTCATCTTGTAAAAGGAATTAAGTGCCATGTTAACCTGATTCCTGTTAATCCCATTAAGGAAAGAGATTACAAACAGACAGCACAGGCAGGCGTCAGTCACTTCAGGAGCAGACTTGAAAAATGCGGGGTCAATGCTACTGTCAGAAGAGAGATGGGGCGTGATATTGACGGAGCGTGCGGGCAGCTGCGCAGAAGTTATATGGAAAGCACTGATTCGAATGCGGGCGCACCTGACGGCATAAAACAGGAATAA
- the pknB gene encoding Stk1 family PASTA domain-containing Ser/Thr kinase yields the protein MLRKGMFLADRYEIIEQIGTGGMSDVYKAKCHKLNRYVAIKVMKEEFSHDKNFVSKFIIEAQSAAGLTHPNVVSVYDVGDENGIYYIVMELVEGITLKQYIEKKGRLSSKEAVSIAIQVAQGMEAAHSHHIVHRDIKPQNIIISKEGKVKVTDFGIARAATSQTISSSAMGSVHYISPEQARGGYSDEKSDIYSFGITLYEMLTGTVPFDGDSTVSVAVQHIQDEILPPSHVVNDIPISVDQIVMKCTQKKTDRRYQSATELIADLKKSLVMPDVNFVKLAPSYETARQQSLQEDLIDRRQASSTGMSSQHQNNQNDEDFDDEDFDEDFDDDDDIIDDIDDDDDDYNSKKSKKKAKPQPVKPKSKSNQAPVRIQDEDDDDDYDDAEEKAGEKMDAVMKWLGIGIAAVIIIITIFVVVKLAAVMGGSSGTDSNHTASEQVQTTTVDPSTLVAVPSVTGLTEEDAKKALNDVNLGCKVSRQPSDTVAEGYVISQSQKANSKIAKNSTVTISVSSGAGKSTMVNVVGKTEDEAIAAIKSAGFGSPAVDYDYSDTVEQGLVISQTPRANASAKSSDAVKIVVSRGKESKMITVPNVINMSETQARQTLDALGLNVTLSATQVMNDKIPYGYVAAQSYSAGKEVPAGTTIELTMSIGLGAPTVTLPAGTTAATPAAQTPSVAATTGN from the coding sequence ATGTTAAGAAAAGGAATGTTTCTTGCAGACAGGTACGAGATAATAGAGCAGATAGGCACGGGCGGAATGTCAGATGTATATAAGGCAAAGTGCCATAAGCTCAACCGCTATGTTGCCATTAAGGTCATGAAAGAGGAATTCAGCCATGACAAGAATTTTGTATCTAAGTTTATCATAGAAGCCCAGTCAGCAGCCGGACTTACGCATCCTAATGTAGTAAGTGTGTATGATGTAGGTGATGAGAATGGTATTTATTATATTGTAATGGAGCTCGTTGAGGGTATAACGCTTAAGCAGTATATAGAGAAGAAGGGCAGGCTTTCAAGCAAGGAAGCGGTAAGTATTGCAATTCAGGTGGCACAGGGTATGGAGGCTGCACACAGTCATCATATAGTTCACAGGGATATTAAGCCGCAGAATATCATAATTTCAAAAGAAGGCAAAGTTAAGGTTACTGATTTTGGTATAGCAAGGGCTGCAACATCACAGACAATCAGTTCGTCTGCGATGGGGTCAGTACACTATATCTCACCGGAGCAGGCAAGAGGCGGATACAGTGATGAGAAGAGTGACATCTATTCATTTGGTATAACTTTGTATGAGATGCTTACCGGAACAGTTCCGTTCGATGGGGATTCAACTGTATCGGTTGCCGTGCAGCATATCCAGGATGAGATTCTTCCGCCTTCACATGTGGTTAATGATATACCGATAAGTGTAGACCAGATTGTTATGAAGTGTACACAGAAAAAGACTGACAGAAGATATCAGAGTGCAACTGAGCTTATAGCTGATCTTAAAAAATCACTGGTCATGCCGGATGTTAATTTTGTCAAGCTTGCGCCTTCTTATGAGACAGCAAGACAGCAGTCGCTGCAGGAGGATCTTATAGACCGGAGGCAGGCTTCTTCAACAGGAATGTCATCGCAGCATCAGAATAATCAGAATGATGAAGATTTTGATGATGAGGACTTCGATGAAGATTTTGACGACGATGATGACATTATAGACGATATAGATGACGACGATGATGATTACAACTCTAAGAAGAGTAAGAAAAAGGCTAAGCCACAGCCTGTGAAGCCTAAGAGTAAGTCTAATCAGGCACCTGTAAGAATTCAGGATGAAGACGATGACGATGATTACGATGATGCCGAGGAAAAAGCCGGCGAGAAGATGGATGCAGTCATGAAATGGCTTGGAATCGGAATTGCAGCGGTAATTATCATCATTACGATATTTGTAGTAGTCAAGCTTGCAGCCGTTATGGGTGGTTCATCGGGAACTGATTCTAATCATACAGCTTCTGAGCAGGTACAGACAACAACTGTTGATCCTTCAACGCTCGTAGCTGTGCCGAGCGTAACAGGACTTACGGAAGAGGATGCCAAGAAGGCACTTAATGATGTTAACCTCGGATGCAAGGTCAGCCGTCAGCCGTCAGATACTGTAGCTGAAGGATATGTAATATCACAGAGCCAGAAGGCCAATTCAAAGATAGCCAAGAATTCTACGGTAACTATTTCGGTAAGTTCCGGTGCAGGTAAGTCAACAATGGTTAATGTTGTTGGTAAGACTGAGGATGAGGCTATAGCAGCAATCAAGTCAGCCGGATTCGGTTCGCCGGCTGTTGACTACGATTACAGTGATACGGTTGAGCAGGGACTTGTTATCAGCCAGACACCTAGAGCTAATGCAAGTGCCAAGTCAAGTGATGCGGTTAAGATTGTTGTAAGCCGTGGTAAGGAATCCAAGATGATTACGGTTCCTAATGTTATAAATATGTCTGAGACTCAGGCAAGACAGACGCTTGATGCACTTGGACTTAATGTTACACTTTCAGCTACACAGGTAATGAATGATAAGATTCCTTATGGCTATGTAGCTGCACAGAGCTATTCGGCAGGCAAGGAAGTACCGGCAGGAACAACTATAGAACTTACTATGAGTATAGGCCTCGGAGCACCTACAGTTACACTCCCGGCAGGAACAACAGCAGCAACGCCTGCTGCACAGACACCTTCAGTAGCTGCGACAACAGGGAATTAA
- the fmt gene encoding methionyl-tRNA formyltransferase codes for MRVVFMGTPDFAVATLEDIINAGHIVEAVVTQPDKPKGRGGAVAMSPVKETALEHGIEVLQPVKVKNDNEFYERMKQIDPDVIVVVAFGQILPDSILELPKYGCINVHASLLPAYRGAAPIQWAVIDGLEETGVTTMQMDHGLDTGDIIMQSRIRLDAKETGGSLFDRLSSEGGRLLVKTLEAVENGTATRTKQDDSLSNYAKMLTKSLGNIDFNEGAVNIERLIRGLNPWPSAYTHLNGKTLKIWEADVCECNDDNMKPGTVFNVTKDGFCVKCGKDALSIGEVQLEGKKRMASDAFLRGFKLESGTVLG; via the coding sequence ATGAGAGTTGTATTTATGGGAACACCTGATTTTGCCGTTGCAACACTTGAAGATATAATAAATGCCGGACATATTGTAGAAGCTGTTGTTACACAGCCTGACAAGCCTAAGGGAAGAGGCGGAGCTGTCGCAATGTCACCTGTAAAGGAGACGGCACTGGAGCATGGAATAGAAGTACTGCAGCCGGTTAAGGTTAAGAATGATAATGAGTTTTATGAGAGAATGAAACAGATAGATCCTGATGTAATTGTTGTTGTTGCATTCGGGCAGATTCTTCCGGATTCGATTCTTGAACTTCCAAAGTATGGATGTATCAATGTCCATGCCTCACTGCTTCCGGCATACAGAGGAGCAGCACCTATACAGTGGGCTGTTATTGACGGGCTCGAAGAGACAGGTGTTACAACAATGCAGATGGATCATGGGCTTGATACCGGTGACATAATAATGCAGAGCAGAATCAGACTTGACGCAAAGGAGACGGGTGGCAGCCTGTTCGACAGATTAAGCAGCGAAGGCGGCAGGCTTCTTGTTAAGACACTGGAGGCTGTTGAGAATGGAACCGCTACAAGAACAAAGCAGGATGACAGTCTTTCCAATTATGCTAAGATGCTTACAAAGTCACTCGGCAACATTGACTTTAATGAAGGAGCTGTCAATATTGAAAGGCTTATAAGAGGTCTTAATCCGTGGCCGAGTGCATATACACATCTTAATGGCAAAACTCTTAAAATCTGGGAAGCGGATGTGTGTGAGTGCAATGATGACAACATGAAGCCCGGCACGGTATTCAACGTAACAAAGGACGGATTCTGCGTAAAATGCGGCAAAGATGCGCTCAGCATAGGCGAAGTCCAGCTTGAGGGCAAGAAAAGGATGGCAAGTGATGCTTTCTTAAGAGGATTTAAGCTTGAGAGCGGTACAGTACTTGGCTGA